One Littorina saxatilis isolate snail1 linkage group LG14, US_GU_Lsax_2.0, whole genome shotgun sequence genomic region harbors:
- the LOC138946957 gene encoding uncharacterized protein: MDLEFKKAEAQQSTGGNAGGRSGPSIRPQYPKLPMFKEDKDDIDSFLFRFETHAKANKWNDSEWATYLSAYLEGGALSLFHSLFSTGTLSYEDLKKELLKKFQCTREGFREKFRSTKPEADESFGTYVTKMKHLFNRWLSLSDIETSYEALFDFVLCEQILNSVCTDLAVFLRERNCKSSEDMIASAETYKSAHPNKCLARKGQVNPLGTGNVAFNQNRGAGQSYNRGQGDSGRRQGGMGRNTRFQGRGWQQGSTRGTSTEQQNQVICYKCGRLGHYARSCLTKVANSAKVVADCQDAGVLISSAAVGSLPLAEGRVNGKKVSVLRDTGANVAGVRKSLVLPSQYIKGEVQKVKGFGGQIDEYPLAEVVVDTPYFQGKLKCCVLTDPVADLVIGNLQGVVPRVDLFLGNMQGVGLSADVSHKEETEELVLEKVACATTRAQAKKKLEDPVPLKNVITPDLSVDVEDLIRLQKKDETLKEMWRLAREDEHTVPGQPGSIFIEKERVLYRRMTRKDGNIVDQIVVPVLLRKEVLGIAHDGLLAGHGGIQTTIARIHSNFFWKGLYKDVREYCHSCDICQRSVAKGRVPNVPLDFMPRITEPFKRVAIDLVGPLSPPSEEGHRYILSVIDIATRYPEAIPLKNIDTVSVAEALLGVFARMGFPSEILSDRGSQFTSDMMKEILRLLAIKAVHTSPYHAQSNGVVERFHGTIKPMIKKVIGNQPRLWHRYLPALLFACREMPNASTGFSPFELLFGRRARGPMDLLASSWLGQTEKDEEKPLYQYVYDLKNYLSEVCEVVDKNFVKTAVKNKAYHDRNAKDRKFQVGDEVLLLLPSSSNKLLMLWKGPFSVVEVFRTDYKINVNGKVKVFHANMLKRYVRRADKYAACAAEVVDTETGSGYRESVPLRSDWGSQDVVPNKWWGEANVAVLPPTEEKEPLPLPTLPRGKEETIKDIVFDPGLTESQKGEMERVFEKVGEIFKTDPGCFRGNLVHDIRLTDKEPVRKKQYPLPFASKQTLEQEVRMMLELDVIEPSSSPYCAPVVLVKKKDGSTRVCLDFRGLNSITVFDAEPIPDVEELFASLAGGVYFTKIDLAKGYWQIPVNPHDKEKTAFQTPLGLFQWKRMPFGLLTAPATFARMMRMLALDRFSGLNFFDDVLVSSKAWKEHLVHVEGVLRTLHEQGLTVRPSKVEAGFQELEFLGHVVGEGRLRPEKSKVQKILEVSTPTTQKQVRSLLGLVGYYRRYVPNFGQLTAPISDLLKKKSGRRLNWTAECATALCELQKSISSSPVLVLPDLTRQFVVCTDASNVGIGGVLMQVHEGECRPVAYVSRKLLDRETRYSTIERECLAIVWTLSKLSRYLWGRKFILQTDQKPLTYLASGAYKNSRVMRWCLSLQEFAYEVHPIAGDMNTLADMLSRSFADQSIP, from the coding sequence ATGGATTTGGAGTTTAAGAAAGCAGAAGCGCAGCAAAGTACAGGTGGAAATGCAGGGGGAAGATCAGGTCCCAGCATTAGGCCCCAGTACCCAAAACTCCCCATGTTCAAGGAAGATAAGGATGACattgacagtttcttgttcagatTTGAAACGCATGCAAAGGCGAACAAATGGAATGATTCAGAGTGGGCTACGTACTTATCAGCTTATCTGGAGGGTGGAGCGTTGTCTttgtttcattcattgtttTCAACGGGTACTTTGTCGTATGAAGACTTGAAGAAAGAGTTATTGAAGAAGTTTCAGTGCACTCGAGAGGGATTTCGTGAGAAGTTTCGCAGTACGAAGCCAGAGGCTGATGAAAGTTTTGGCACATACGTAACAAAGATGAAGCATTTGTTCAACCGTTGGTTGAGTTTGTCTGATATTGAAACATCATATGAAgcattgtttgattttgtgttgtgtgagCAGATTCTTAACAGTGTATGCACTGATTTGGCAGTCTTTTTGAGAGAACGGAATTGTAAAAGTTCAGAAGACATGATTGCTAGCGCAGAAACTTACAAATCAGCCCATCCGAATAAATGTTTGGCCAGAAAGGGGCAAGTAAATCCTTTGGGGACTGGAAATGTAGCGTTCAATCAGAATCGTGGAGCAGGACAGTCTTACAATCGAGGTCAAGGTGATAGTGGCAGAAGACAGGGTGGTATGGGCAGAAATACCAGATTTCAGGGCAGAGGATGGCAGCAGGGAAGTACTAGAGGTACAAGTACTGAACAGCAGAATCAGGTCATATGTTACAAGTGTGGTCGGTTGGGCCATTACGCTAGAAGCTGTTTGACAAAGGTTGCGAATTCCGCAAAAGTGGTAGCAGATTGTCAGGACGCTGGGGTGTTGATAAGCTCGGCAGCTGTCGGGTCGTTGCCATTAGCAGAAGGTCGTGTAAATGGAAAGAAGGTGTCAGTACTGAGAGACACAGGAGCTAATGTAGCTGGGGTAAGGAAGTCGTTGGTCTTACCAAGCCAGTACATAAAGGGAGAGGTCCAAAAAGTGAAGGGTTTTGGTGGACAGATTGATGAGTACCCATTGGCGGAAGTGGTTGTTGATACCCCATATTTTCAGGGAAAGTTGAAATGTTGTGTGCTCACAGACCCAGTCGCTGACCTAGTGATAGGTAATCTTCAGGGTGTGGTTCCCAGAGTAGATTTATTCCTAGGGAATATGCAGGGTGTTGGATTGTCTGCTGATGTAAGTCACAAGGAAGAAACTGAAGAGTTAGTACTTGAGAAGGTCGCGTGTGCTACGACAAGGGCACAAGCCAAGAAGAAACTGGAAGATCCAGTACCTTTGAAGAATGTCATTACTCCTGATTTGTCAGTTGATGTAGAGGATCTGATAAGGTTGCAGAAGAAAGATGAGACATTGAAAGAGATGTGGAGGTTGGCACGAGAGGATGAGCATACAGTTCCGGGTCAGCCGGGGTCGATATTCATTGAAAAAGAAAGGGTGTTATATCGACGAATGACAAGGAAAGATGGAAATATCGTTGATCAGATTGTGGTCCCGGTACTTTTGAGGAAAGAAGTTCTAGGTATTGCTCACGACGGATTGTTGGCAGGTCATGGGGGCATCCAGACGACAATAGCTAGGATACATTCTAACTTTTTCTGGAAAGGGTTGTACAAGGATGTGCGTGAGTATTGTCACTCTTGCGATATTTGCCAACGTTCCGTTGCGAAGGGAAGAGTTCCGAACGTACCACTGGACTTTATGCCCAGAATTACAGAACCTTTCAAAAGGGTGGCTATTGATCTGGTGGGACCTCTTAGTCCGCCGTCAGAGGAAGGACACAGATACATCCTGTCGGTTATCGACATTGCCACTAGATATCCCGAGGCAATTCCCTTGAAGAACATAGACACAGTGTCAGTTGCTGAGGCGTTGTTAGGAGTATTTGCAAGGATGGGTTTTCCTAGTGAGATTTTGTCGGATAGAGGCAGTCAGTTCACGTCAGACATGATGAAGGAAATCTTGAGGTTGCTAGCCATCAAAGCAGTGCACACATCCCCTTATCATGCCCAATCAAATGGTGTCGTAGAGAGATTCCATGGTACTATTAAGCCTATGATTAAGAAAGTCATCGGTAACCAGCCAAGATTGTGGCATCGGTACTTACCAGCGTTGTTGTTCGCGTGCCGCGAGATGCCTAATGCAAGTACGGGGTTTTCTCCATTCGAGTTACTTTTCGGCAGGAGGGCCAGAGGGCCAATGGATTTGTTGGCAAGTTCTTGGTtaggacagacagagaaagatgaagAGAAGCCTCTATACCAATATGTGTATGATCTGAAAAACTACTTGTCAGAGGTGTGTGAGGTCGTGGACAAAAACTTTGTGAAGACGGCGGTTAAAAACAAAGCATATCATGACAGAAACGCGAAAGATCGCAAGTTTCAAGTGGGTGATgaggtgctgttgttgttgccctCAAGCTCAAAcaagttgttgatgttgtggAAAGGTCCTTTTTCTGTTGTGGAAGTTTTCCGAACAGACTACAAGATCAACGTGAATGGCAAAGTAAAGGTTTTCCATGCCAACATGTTGAAAAGGTATGTAAGACGCGCTGACAAGTATGCAGCTTGCGCAGCGGAAGTTGTTGATACAGAGACAGGTAGTGGATATCGCGAAAGCGTTCCACTGAGATCTGACTGGGGCAGTCAGGATGTTGTCCCAAATAAATGGTGGGGAGAGGCAAATGTTGCAGTGTTACCTCCTACTGAGGAGAAGGAACCGTTGCCGTTGCCTACATTGCCCAGGGGGAAAGAAGAGACAATCAAGGACATTGTTTTTGATCCTGGGTTGACAGAGAGTCAAAAGGGTGAGATGGAACGGGTATTTGAAAAGGTGGGTGAGATTTTCAAAACAGACCCAGGATGCTTCAGAGGGAACTTAGTTCATGACATCAGACTGACAGATAAAGAACCAGTACGGAAGAAGCAATATCCTCTACCATTTGCATCTAAACAGACCCTAGAGCAGGAGGTGAGAATGATGCTAGAGTTAGACGTCATAGAGCCTTCTAGTTCGCCATATTGCGCACCTGTCGTGTTAGTGAAAAAGAAGGATGGATCAACCAGAGTGTGTTTAGACTTTAGAGGTTTGAACAGCATTACAGTGTTTGATGCGGAACCGATTCCTGATGTGGAAGAGCTGTTTGCAAGTTTGGCAGGGGGGGTCTATTTTACAAAGATAGACCTTGCAAAAGGGTATTGGCAAATTCCGGTAAATCCTCATGACAAAGAGAAGACAGCGTTTCAAACCCCACTGGGACTTTTCCAGTGGAAACGAATGCCATTTGGATTGTTAACTGCACCGGCAACGTTTGCCAGGATGATGAGAATGCTTGCGTTAGACAGATTCAGTGGTCTAAATTTTTTTGATGATGTACTGGTGTCTAGCAAAGCATGGAAGGAACATTTGGTGCACGTTGAAGGGGTCCTACGGACATTGCATGAGCAGGGTCTGACGGTACGCCCGTCAAAAGTGGAAGCTGGGTTTCAGGAACTGGAGTTTTTAGGTCATGTGGTGGGGGAAGGTCGGTTGAGACCAGAGAAATCCAAGGTTCAAAAGATTTTGGAAGTATCGACACCTACTACCCAGAAACAAGTTCGTTCCCTGTTGGGTCTGGTTGGGTACTACCGGAGGTATGTACCGAACTTTGGTCAACTGACAGCGCCGATCTCTGACTTGCTCAAGAAAAAGTCTGGTAGACGTTTGAACTGGACAGCTGAGTGCGCTACGGCTTTGTGCGAGTTACAGAAGAGCATTTCTTCGTCGCCAGTGCTGGTGTTGCCGGACTTAACTCGTCAGTTTGTTGTTTGCACTGATGCCAGCAATGTTGGTATAGGCGGTGTCTTGATGCAAGTGCATGAGGGGGAGTGTAGGCCCGTTGCATATGTCAGTAGAAAGCTGTTGGACAGAGAGACTCGGTACAGCACTATTGAGCGAGAGTGTTTGGCCATTGTGTGGACATTGTCAAAATTGTCACGGTACCTGTGGGGTCGCAAATTTATTTTGCAAACAGACCAAAAGCCACTGACATATTTGGCATCAGGAGCGTACAAAAACAGCCGAGTGATGCGGTGGTGTCTTTCACTGCAGGAGTTCGCATACGAGGTTCATCCAATAGCAGGAGACATGAACACTCTGGCAGACATGTTGTCCAGATCATTCGCAGATCAGAGCATACCATAG